CCCCGCAGTATCCGGAAAACCGGTTAAACCTCGCGGAGGCTTGCCTGCACTGGGGCGATCTCCGCGGCAGCCGGCGCGAACTGGCCGCTCTTGAGCTAGTCTGGCCCCTCGCGCGGAGCAACCTGACCGGCGTGGCATGGATCGGAAGCTGGTCGGATTGGGAGCCGCGACTCCAGAGGCTCAAGAGGAAGTTAGAGGCTGCTCCAAAAGCACTGGATGCGCCGCGGCAGAAGCACTGACCTCACACCTCCCGGAACGGGAAGCATCCGCGCGAGCCCTGACTCAAACTGGCACCACGGCGAGCCAGTTCCTCGCGCCGAACTTGGCTTCGAATTTCTCTCCCAACTCCGCGGCTGCGTCCAATCCCCGCACCACGGCAAAAGTGGTCGAGCCGCTGCCGGACATGAGCGCGACCTCCGCGCCGTTGGCGCGTAAGAACCCCTGGAACAGGGCCAGTAACGGGTACTTCTCCAGCGCCGGCGCTTCGAGCGAGTTGTAGAACTCCGCCGCCGCCGCGGTTAAGTCTGCGGTTCGCAGCAGTGACGCCAGCTTCTGCGCGCGCCCCGGCCGGCCATTGAGCGCCTGTGGGAAGCGGGCTAATTGCTGGTAGGCCCAGGCGGTAGAGATGCCGAAGCCGGGGTGGACCAGCACCAGCGCCGCGTCGCGCAGGGCCGGGAACGGTTCGAGCGCCTCGATCCGCTCGCCGCGGCCGGTGGCGAGCGCCGGCTTGCTTTGGAGAAAGAACGCCACATCGGATCCCAGGCCCGCCGCGAGGCGCTGCAACTGCTCCGGTGCGAGCGGTCCGCCGAACAGCTCGTTCAGCCCAAGCAGCGTGGTTGCCGCATTGCCGCTGCCTCCGCCCAAACCCGCCGCCAGCGGTATGTTCTTCACGAGCTCCAGCCTCACCCCATCCTTGATTCCCGCCGCCTCCAGAAACAGCGCGGCGGCGCGATAGACCAGGTTGCGGGCATCTGT
The window above is part of the Candidatus Paceibacterota bacterium genome. Proteins encoded here:
- the ispE gene encoding 4-(cytidine 5'-diphospho)-2-C-methyl-D-erythritol kinase, with amino-acid sequence MTLEKQSPCKVNLVLNILGRRADGFHELETLFYPVRVFDQIRFARSHRGIELTCSAPRLPTDARNLVYRAAALFLEAAGIKDGVRLELVKNIPLAAGLGGGSGNAATTLLGLNELFGGPLAPEQLQRLAAGLGSDVAFFLQSKPALATGRGERIEALEPFPALRDAALVLVHPGFGISTAWAYQQLARFPQALNGRPGRAQKLASLLRTADLTAAAAEFYNSLEAPALEKYPLLALFQGFLRANGAEVALMSGSGSTTFAVVRGLDAAAELGEKFEAKFGARNWLAVVPV